AGCGGCGACGTTCGACATCGTCGTGCCGAGGTCGCTGCTGGAGGTGTTCACCGGGTCGGCCTGGCTGTCGGTGCTGCTCCTGGCCGTGCTGGCGGTCGTGCTGTGCGTGTGCAGTGAGGCCGACGCGTTCGTGGCGGCCTCGCTGAGCGGCTTCTCGCCCACCGCGCGGCTGGCGTTCATGGTGGTCGGGCCGATGGTCGACCTCAAACTGATCGCGCTCCAGACGGGCACGTTCGGCAGGTCCTTCGCGCTGCGGTTCTCCAGCGCGACCTGGCTGGTGGCCGTCGCGAGCAGCGTCCTGGTGGGGTGGTGGCTGCTGTGAGGCGCTACGGACCGGCCGTACTGCTCGCCCTCGTCGGCGCGGCGATCCTGCGGGTTTCGCTCTTCGGCGATCTGTATCTGCGGTACGTGCAGGTCGGGTTGAGGCCGTATCTGGTGGTGTCGGGGGTGGTGCTGGTGCTGCTCGCGGTGGTGGTGGCGGTGCCGGCGCGGACAGCCGGGGAGCAGGAGAACCCCCACTCCCACCCCGACCACACCCACGGCCCCGCCGGCCCCCGTGTCGCCTGGTTCCTCACTCTCCCCGCCCTGGCCCTGCTGCTGTTCCCGCCGCCCGCCCTCGGCTCCTACAGCGCGGAGCGCGAGGCCGCCCAGCGCGCGGCCCGGGGCGTCGGCACCTTCCCGGCGCTGCCGGCCGGGAACCCGCTCGACCTCACCCTC
The genomic region above belongs to Streptomyces coeruleorubidus and contains:
- a CDS encoding TIGR03943 family putative permease subunit; the encoded protein is MRRYGPAVLLALVGAAILRVSLFGDLYLRYVQVGLRPYLVVSGVVLVLLAVVVAVPARTAGEQENPHSHPDHTHGPAGPRVAWFLTLPALALLLFPPPALGSYSAEREAAQRAARGVGTFPALPAGNPLDLTLGEFGSRAVYDSGRSLQRRTVRLTGFVTRDADGTWYVTRLVVSCCAADATTAKAEVRGAGAPSVDTWVTVTGTWHPQGELGSAAAWPPVLDATSVRRVRQPDSPYEKR